The Ruminococcaceae bacterium R-25 genomic interval TGCTTACTCCAAATCCTACAACGAGATATCTCCTGAAGAGAAGAAAGCTCTTGAAGCTTTGGCAATTATTAAGCTCGGTACTTCCCAGAAGGGCAGAGATCTTACTGCCGAAGAGCGAAAAGAAAAACTTGAAGAAAGAAAGATCTACACTGAAAACGACAAATTCCCTAAGGAAAGCCTCGTTCTGCAGATAATGGAGATCCTAAGATCTGCAACGGATGAACGTCACTCGATAACCGTCGAAGAACTCAAAGAATGCCTTACGATGATGCGTATTGTTAAGTTCAATAATTCTTTTATTGAGAGCCCCAATACGATCACTTCCACGATAGAAAACATCTTGAATGAGCTTGATCCGAAGGAATACACCAAGGATAACGACGATGATTACAAGATCAAGTACAGAGGTTACGATAACGACGAACTCATAAAGAAGATCAAGCGGGCAGAGGGAAAGCATGAGGTCACAGATTTCAGGTTCGTCCAGCCGTTTTCTTATCAGGAACTTGATGAACTGATCCAGGCGGTCAGCATGTCTTCTTATCTGTCAGCAGAAGAAAAAGACAACCTGATAAAAAAGATCTTTGATACATGCGGCGGCTACTACAGATCTCCTTTCTGGGACGGAAAGCACTTAAGATTCAATCCTTCAGCCATCCACGGAAGATTCAGCAAGTCTTCAGGAAACAGCGAAAAAGATCTTATGGCAAATCTCAAGACTATCCAGACAGCAATTAACCACATGTGGCAGATCAAGTTTACATTCAACGGCTATGATTCTGACGGCAATCTGGTTCCGACAAATAAGAATCCGCACTTTTTCAGCCCGTTCCATCTCGTGGTCTATCAGGATCTGTTCTATCTGATCGGTCTCTGGAGCGATGGCACAAACAAGAAAATCTACCACTACAGAGTTGATCTCATGAGTGATGTAGAGATACTGACGGGCAAGAATAATAAACCCGTCCGGATTAAGATGTACGGAATCGAAAACCTTCCGATCTGGAACTGCAACTGGAATCCGGAAAAGTACCTATCAGAGCACCTCTACATGGCATACGATGAGCCAAGAGACATCAAGATTAAGATCAAGAAGACTGACTATACAGACATCTACAAGTGGTTTAGCAGTTATACAAAAACAAACATTCCATGCGAAGAAGGCTATGATGTAATTATCGTTAAGACATCGCCTTCCATGATCGTTCATTGGGCATTGCAGTATTCCTCGAAAGTCGAGATACTGGATGAAGATATCAGGGCAGAAATTAGGAAAGA includes:
- a CDS encoding DNA-directed RNA polymerase specialized sigma subunit, producing MDKIEFDQLIDRIRSGDDEAMEVFMAEMEEYIGGRIKSILKNRGISSGNKLEDLMQAGWVGVFHALKNYDTASKAKFTTYATEYIDPEINRTLKDLKTIIKTRDPILAYSKSYNEISPEEKKALEALAIIKLGTSQKGRDLTAEERKEKLEERKIYTENDKFPKESLVLQIMEILRSATDERHSITVEELKECLTMMRIVKFNNSFIESPNTITSTIENILNELDPKEYTKDNDDDYKIKYRGYDNDELIKKIKRAEGKHEVTDFRFVQPFSYQELDELIQAVSMSSYLSAEEKDNLIKKIFDTCGGYYRSPFWDGKHLRFNPSAIHGRFSKSSGNSEKDLMANLKTIQTAINHMWQIKFTFNGYDSDGNLVPTNKNPHFFSPFHLVVYQDLFYLIGLWSDGTNKKIYHYRVDLMSDVEILTGKNNKPVRIKMYGIENLPIWNCNWNPEKYLSEHLYMAYDEPRDIKIKIKKTDYTDIYKWFSSYTKTNIPCEEGYDVIIVKTSPSMIVHWALQYSSKVEILDEDIRAEIRKEIKKLGEKYE